A single window of Tumebacillus sp. BK434 DNA harbors:
- the yabG gene encoding sporulation peptidase YabG gives MWKVGDLVARKSYGKDICFHIVELDRIGQSAVLKGVEVRLLADAPCSDLEKLSDKELQDYVAGYTREEDDVLRLIRSRRMIEEEKRLMRSDIKFRDNHDFFEKPGRVLHLDGDGSYLEKCLMFYEELRIPAIGHHVPESRMSEVLPHFLEQYHPDILILTGHDGLLRKGQDLANVFNYRNTENFIKAVKAARKYERSFDDLIIFAGACQSHYESLLDAGANFASSPHRILIHALDPVFIAEKIAYTPINQTVNIFDVVKSTITGTDGLGGVESRGKYRIGLPRSPY, from the coding sequence ATGTGGAAAGTTGGCGACCTCGTCGCGCGGAAGTCCTATGGAAAAGACATCTGCTTTCACATCGTCGAGCTGGACAGAATCGGCCAGTCGGCCGTGCTCAAAGGCGTCGAAGTGCGCCTGCTCGCAGATGCTCCCTGCAGCGACCTGGAGAAGCTCAGCGACAAAGAGCTGCAGGACTACGTCGCCGGCTACACCCGCGAAGAGGATGACGTGCTGCGCCTGATCCGCTCCCGCCGCATGATCGAGGAGGAAAAGCGGCTGATGCGCTCTGACATAAAGTTTCGCGACAACCACGATTTTTTTGAGAAGCCGGGACGGGTTCTGCATTTAGACGGAGACGGTTCCTACCTGGAAAAATGCCTGATGTTCTACGAGGAACTCCGCATCCCGGCGATCGGCCATCACGTGCCGGAATCCCGCATGTCGGAAGTTCTGCCCCACTTTCTCGAACAGTACCACCCTGACATCCTGATCCTGACCGGCCATGACGGCCTGCTGCGCAAAGGTCAGGATCTGGCGAATGTCTTCAACTACCGCAACACGGAGAACTTCATCAAGGCGGTCAAAGCGGCGCGCAAATACGAGCGCTCCTTCGACGACCTGATCATCTTCGCCGGCGCCTGTCAATCGCATTACGAATCCCTGCTCGACGCCGGAGCGAATTTTGCCTCCTCGCCGCACCGCATATTAATCCACGCCCTCGACCCGGTGTTCATCGCCGAAAAGATCGCCTACACGCCGATCAACCAGACGGTGAACATTTTCGATGTCGTCAAATCGACGATCACCGGCACCGACGGGCTCGGCGGCGTGGAATCGCGGGGCAAATACCGCATCGGATTGCCCCGCTCTCCGTATTAA
- a CDS encoding Veg family protein: MSAKNALNEIKRSLDRHVGEKILLRANGGRRKTIERTGVLEETYPSVFVIKLDQENSFKRVSYSYADILTETVELMVCNDEGHVRLTYSQGILEA, translated from the coding sequence TTGTCAGCGAAAAACGCACTAAACGAGATTAAGCGCAGCCTTGACCGTCATGTTGGTGAGAAGATTTTGCTGCGCGCCAATGGCGGACGCCGCAAAACCATCGAACGTACCGGCGTTCTCGAAGAGACATACCCTTCTGTATTTGTTATCAAGTTAGATCAGGAGAACTCCTTTAAGCGAGTCTCGTACAGCTATGCGGACATCCTGACCGAAACGGTTGAATTGATGGTCTGCAACGATGAAGGTCATGTACGCCTGACCTATTCGCAAGGGATCTTAGAAGCATAG
- a CDS encoding type II toxin-antitoxin system antitoxin SocA domain-containing protein, whose translation MSALRVARYLLTKSSPGTDRAITHLKLQKLVYYAQAWHLVLREGRPLFHEEIEAWVHGPVCPVLYYEYRKYGYSEIPQERDIVFLPLDQIEIIDAIWEVYGSYSGRYLEQLTHQELPWKEAREALQENEPSNKVISHKSMAEYYSKLLVGGE comes from the coding sequence ATGAGCGCACTGAGAGTGGCTAGATATCTCTTGACCAAATCTTCACCAGGAACAGATCGAGCAATAACACATCTTAAACTACAGAAATTGGTGTATTATGCTCAGGCTTGGCATCTCGTCTTGAGAGAAGGTAGGCCTTTGTTTCATGAGGAGATTGAGGCTTGGGTACATGGACCTGTGTGCCCAGTACTTTATTACGAATATCGCAAATATGGTTATTCAGAAATACCGCAAGAGAGGGATATTGTATTTTTGCCGTTAGATCAGATAGAGATTATTGATGCAATTTGGGAAGTGTACGGCTCCTATAGTGGAAGATATTTAGAGCAACTGACACACCAAGAACTACCTTGGAAAGAAGCCCGTGAGGCATTACAAGAAAATGAACCATCAAATAAAGTAATATCACACAAAAGCATGGCTGAATATTATTCTAAACTATTAGTAGGGGGCGAGTGA